One Hypomesus transpacificus isolate Combined female unplaced genomic scaffold, fHypTra1 scaffold_146, whole genome shotgun sequence DNA window includes the following coding sequences:
- the LOC124488605 gene encoding E3 ubiquitin-protein ligase TRIM39-like: MASCSTFLSEDQFLCSICLDVFTYPVTISCGQNFCKACITKYWDNSDLCQCPMCKMTFDKRPDFYVNTSISEMAAQFRKSEPLKATISPDLRPTKPEVSCDICTGTKLKALKSCLVCLASYCETHLEPHQRVAAWKKHKLIDPVENLDYRICQKHERPLELFCRTDQTCVCFRCTRTVHNTHDTVTLEDEYKPKKDDLGKLMAEMNQMMEERSRKVQEIKLSVETSKSDAEKDISDSVQVFTALVRSFERIHAEIIEVMEEKQKAAEKQAERLIKDLEQEITELKRRSTELEQLSHTEDHLHLLQSFPSLSTPLHTKDWSEISVHSGLILAAVRRAVSQLEETLNKEMEKLSDPELKRIQQYAVDVTLDPDTAHPGLFLSKDGKQVRLGGIKLVLPDNPERFDLCNNVLGKQGFSSGRFYYEVLVEGKTNWGLGVVRDSINRKGKITASPKNGYWIVVLKNGNKYIASGRSVLSLRQKPQKVGVFVDYEEGLVSFYDVEARSHIYSFTGCTFTKKLYPLFSPFLNDGGKNSVPLLITPVTR, encoded by the coding sequence ATGGCTTCTTGCAGCACCTTCTTGTCTGAAGATCAGTTCCTGTGTTCTATCTGTCTGGATGTGTTCACCTATCCTGTCACAATTTCATGTGGACAAAACTTCTGCAAAGCCTGTATCACCAAGTACTGGGACAACAGTGACCTGTGTCAATGTCCCATGTGTAAAATGACTTTTGATAAGAGACCAGATTTCTATGTCAATACTTCCATCTCTGAGATGGCTGCTCAGTTTAGGAAGTCAGAGCCACTGAAAGCTACCATCAGTCCAGACCTGCGTCCAACTAAACCTGAAGTGTCATGTGACATCTGTACAGGTACCAAGCTCAAGGCCCTgaagtcctgtctggtgtgtctggccTCTTACTGTGAGACTCACCTGGAGCCTCATCAGAGAGTTGCAGCCTGGAAGAAACACAAGCTGATCGACCCTGTGGAGAATCTGGACTACAGGATCTGTCAGAAGCATGAGAGACCCCTGGAGCTGTTCTGTAGGACTgaccagacgtgtgtgtgtttcaggtgcaCGAGAACAGTACATAACACCCATGACACTGTCACTTTAGAGGACGAGTACAAACCAAAAAAGGATGATCTGGGGAAGTTGATGGCTGAGATGAACCAGATGATGGAAGAAAGATCTAGGAAGGTTCAGGAGATCAAACTCTCAGTAGAGACCAGCAAGAGTGATGCAGAGAAAGATATATCAGACAGTGTTCAGGTCTTCACTGCTCTAGTGCGCTCCTTTGAGAGAATCCATGCTGAGATCAttgaggtgatggaggagaagcagaaagcaGCTGAGAAACAGGCTGAAAGGTTGATTAAAGATCTGGAGCAGGAGATCACTGAGCTGAAGAGGAGAAGCactgagctggagcagctctcacacactgaggacCACCTCCATCTGCTCCAGAGCTTCCCATCCCTGAGCACCCCTCTACACACTAAGGACTGGTCTGAGATCAGTGTCCACAGTGGTCTGATCTTGGCGGCAGTGAGGAGAGCTGTGTCTCAGCTGGAGGAGACACTcaataaagagatggagaagctgTCTGACCCTGAACTGAAGAGGATTCAGCAGTATGCAGTGGATGTGACTCTGGACCCTGATACAGCACATCCCGGTCTCTTCCTGTCTAAGGATGGGAAACAAGTGAGACTTGGAGGCATAAAGCTGGTTCTCCCTGACAACCCAGAGAGGTTTGATCTTTGTAACAATGTTCTGGGAAAGCAGGGCTTCTCCTCAGGGAGGTTCTACTATGAGGTGCTCGTTGAGGGGAAGACTAACTGGGGTCTGGGAGTGGTTAGAGACTCCATCAACAGAAAGGGGAAGATCACAGCGAGTCCTAAGAATGGATATTGGATTGTAGTCCTGAAGAATGGTAACAAGTATATAGCTTCTGGCcgctctgtcctctccctgagacagaagccccagaaggtgggggtgtttgtggacTATGAGGAGGGTCTGGTCTCCTTTTATGATGTGGAGGCCAGGTCTCATATCTACTCTTTCACTGGCTGCACCTTTACTAAGAAACTCTATCCACTCTTCAGTCCCTTTCTGAACGATGGAGGTAAAAACTCTGTCCCCCTGCTCATCACTCCTGTCACACGctaa